The Candidatus Deferrimicrobiaceae bacterium genomic sequence CAACTGGGGGTCCATCCAGGGCAAGCTGAACCGCGCCGCAGGCAAACGCACCTGCGTCAAGTGTCATTAACCGAAGGAGGCCAAATTCCATGAACCGATATCGGATATCCGCCTTGTTCATGATGCTCGCCGCAACCGTGCTGCTGGCCGGTTGCTGGGGATCGAGCAAAAGCACATCGCTTGGCCTCACCGGCGCGCCGCAGCCAGGCCTGGTCGGCTCTGCGGTCTGCATCAACTGTCACACCACGACGTTGGCGACCGACCCCAGCGGACAACTCATCGTCGCCCGCTGGCAGTCGACCACCCATACCACCGTTCAGGGCGTCGAATGCGAAGCGTGCCACGGCGGCGGGCAGGACCACTGGGGCGTGGGGCCGATCCCGTTCCCGATCCCGGGCGGCCCCCAGTGCCAGCGGTGCCACGGAAAGAGCGGCTTCGACAACACCGCCCACGCGAACCTGCACTTGGCCAGCGGCCCCTTCGGCCCCGACAAGTTCTTCTTCCAGGGCGATGCCGGGACGGGGCAGGCAAACAACCGGGGCGCCCTGGAATTCCGCCCCGACAACGTCACCCCGGTGACCAAGGCCCAACACATCGAGCAGTGCTCGGTCTGCCACAATCCGAACCAGCCATTCGTTTATAACGCGGGCGGCGTACTCGGCAAGCCCGATCCCAACAACATGCCGAATCCTGCCCCCTCGTGCGCCGGCTGCCACGACGCGCACCACACGCAGGAGTTGACGACCATCCCGCAGCGCACAACCGCGGCCGGGGTTCCGGCCAAGGTCGGAATCCAGGTGTTCCGGCCGTACCTGCTGGACAACGTCACGGGCGCGCAAACGGACTGCGCCGCTCTGGGCGCCTACGTCCGCGGCGCGTTGTACCAGCCGAATGGAGCGGTCACATCGACCGGCGCCGTAAACCTGGCGAACGTGTCCGGGACCAACAACGAGCTCAACTTCGAGCGGTTGTGCGAAGCCTGCCACACGGCCGGCAAGTATAAATACGCGCAGACGACCACCCACCAGAGCAACGTCTATCCCCAGTGGCTCCTGTCGGGCCACGCCGACCGCCAGGCCCCCGCCTTCGGCGAATTCGCGGCGAACCCGGCGGCCTACGGGCCGGCGCCGGGCTTCCCCGTCGGGGCGGGCTCGCACCAGTCGCTCTACCCGTACGATATCGGGATCGGCAGCACGACGGGCGGCGCCGGCGCAATCGCGGCGACGGCCGACAACACGCACAATGCCGCGGTTGCGGGATCCTCGGCCGGCAGCTTCAACGACAACTACCAGTGCTACAAGTGCCACAGCGGCATCGGTGCGACCGCCTACATGTCCGATTCACAGGGCAAGCCGGGCGCCGAGCTCATCTTCGGCGACGAGCCGATCATGTGCTATACCTGCCACTCCCCGCACAGCCAGCCGACGGGCACGCAGTTCAACCTGCGCGTGCCGCGGGTGATGAGCAAGTACACCGGGAACACCCCGTCCAACAAGAGCCCCCGCGTGCCCTTCTCGTTCTCCGGCAACGTGTTCTTCGACAACACGCCGGTCCCCGGCGTCGCCGTCTCGAGCAACGCCACGGTCTGCATCTTCTGCCACCAGGGCCGCGAATCGGGCTTCACGCTGTACAAGTCGAGGCTGTTCGACAACCTATACGTGGACAACAACAGCTTCCAGAATCCGCATTACCTCGGCACCGGCGCCATGCTCTGGGCGAAAAACGGCTACGAGTTCATCGGTGCCGGCTTCGACAACGCCTACGGCTTCAACGCGGCGCACCAGGGGGCGAACTGCACCACCTGCCACATGGACAACGCGACCACGCCGGCGGCCAACGGCGGCCATACCTGGAAGCCGAACGTCGCCAGTTGCAACGCCACCGGATGCCACGGCGCAGCCGGAATCGCACCGGCGATCGCGGTGGACAACGCCGATCCCCTCGCGCCCTTCCTGCCGCTCGTTGACAGCTATCGGGCCACCTTCGACAACAACAACTACACCGGCGACGTCGGGGGAAACACCGTGTCGATCGCCGCATCGATCCAGACGCTCGCGCAGAAGCTGATCCTGCTGCTCGCCAGCCAGGCGACGCCGATCTACTACGACGACATCGCCTATCCGTATTTCTTCACGACCCAAGACCCGGCCACCCACACGAACGCCAACGCGTTCAAGGCCTGGACCCCGGCCACGCTCAAGGCCGCTTTCAACCTGCAGTATGTGATCAAGGGGCTCCCGTCGGCCGGAGCCGGGACCAGCGTGGTCTATCTGATCGGCGGCGCGGCGCCGGCGAGCGTCAACGACGTCGGGCTCCCGAACACCTCGAGCGTTCTGGCGCCCAACGCCTCGGCGGCCGTCCACAACCACAAGTACACGATCCAGCTGCTGCAGGATTCCTACTTCGCGGTCGCCGGAGCGCGGATCACCGGCGCTTTCCGCCCCTCGACCAACCGCGCGGCGACGGTCTACGGCGCCAACCAGTAACCCCCCCCCTGAACCCGCCAAAGGGGCGGGACGCGTAAAAAAACCGGGGGACGGGCATCACGCCCGTCCCCCGGTTTCCATTCCACCTTCACCTGACCGGGTAACCGCCCCGAAAGCGCGGCCCGTGGCTATCGTCCGCGAAATTCGGGCTTCCGCTTCTCCTTGAACGCCGCCTTGCCCTCGGCGAGATCCGCGCTGTCCATGCACAGACGGATGAGCGCCTCGGCCTCCTCCGCCTCGTCGGGCGGCAGGCCGCGGAATTCCATGCACATCGCGAGGATCCGCTTGGTGCCGCGGATCGAAAGGGGTGCGTTCGCGGCGATCTCGCGCGCCACCTCCCCCACGACCTGGGACAGTTCCTCGGGCGGGCAGGTGCGGTTGACCAAGCCGATCTCCTTCGCACGGAGGCTGCCGATGCGGCGGGCGGTGTAGAAAAGCATCTTCGTCGCCGGGAGGCCGATCGCGTTCACGAAGCGCATGAGCCCCGCCGGGCGGTAGATGATGCCCAGTTTCGCGGGCGTCATCCCGAACGAGGCGTCCTCCGACGCGATCCGGAGATCGCAGGCGATCGCGAGCTCGAGACCGCCGCCGAAGGCAAAACCGTTGAGCATCGCGATGACCGGGGCGGGAAACGACTCGACCGTGCGGATCATGTCGTCGAACGGGTTGGATGAAAGAAGCACCTGCGCCTCTCCCGAACCGCCGGCGGGGATCTGGGTGATGTCGTAGCCGGCGCAGAACGCCTCGTCGCCCTCCCCGCGCAGGATGACGCACCGGACGTCTCTGGCCGGGAGATCGTCGAAGGCGCCCGACAGCTCCGCAAGCAACCTCGGGTTGAGCGCGTTCTTCTTCGACGGGTTCGACAGGGTGACGGTCGCGACCGGGCCGTCGAGCGTGACGGTGACTTTCCCGCTCATTCCGCCGTTCCCCCGCCGATCGCGTCGAGCGCGGCCATCGTCGCCGCAGCCGTCGTCGCCACCGTCTCGATCGCCTTGGTCACCGGCGAGTCCGGATGGGCCAGGACGATCGGGGTGCCGGCATCGGACGCCTCGCGCAGCTCAATCTGCAACGGCACCTCGCCGATGAAGCGGAGCCCCATCTCGACGCACGCCTTCGCCGCGCCGCCGTGCCCGAAGATCTCGCTTCGCCCCGCGCAATGGGGGCAGATGAAATAGCTCATGTTCTCGACGACGCCGATGACGGGCACGCCGACCTTCTCGAACATCTTGACGGCCTTGCGCGCGTCGATCAGCGCGAGATCCTGCGGCGTGGTCACGATGATCGCGCCGGAGACGGGCGTCATCTGCACCAGCGAGATCTGCACGTCTCCCGTCCCCGGCGGCAGGTCGATGACGAGATAGTCGAGTTCCCCCCACTTCGCCCCGTGGATCAGCTGTTCGAGCGCCTTCATCAGCATCGGCCCGCGCCAGATGACCGGCGTGTCCTCCTCGAGCAGGAAGCCGACGGACAACAGCTTGATGCCGTCCTTCTCGACGGGGAGGATCAGATCCCCTTCCGCCTCGAGCCGGTGCCCCTTCAACCCGAACAGCGTCGGCACCGACGGCCCGTAGATGTCGGCGTCGAGCAGGCCGACCCGCGCGCCCGATTTGTGCAGCGCCACCGCGAGGTTCGCGGCGATCGTCGACTTGCCCACACCGCCCTTGCCGGAGGCAACCGCCAAGAGGTTCCGCACGCCGGGAACCGTGCGGCGGTGGTCGGTCATCGCCTTGTGCTGCGGGGGTGCCGCGGCCTCGCCGCCCGTCTCCCCCTTCTTGTCCCTCTTTCCGAAAAAACCCATCTCGCTCTCCTTTGCGGGTACTTCCCGCAGGATACCACCGCCCGGGAAAGCGGGACGCCCCCTGATTTTTTTCGGCCATTCTGCCGATACGGTGTTATGTATTTCAATGTTTACCGCCGATCCGAACTTTCGAATATTGAGGAGATCCTCGTGACCAGGTCGCCGAAGAAGCAGGGAATCCGAAACCGTCTCGCCTTCCTGCTGGCAGCAGGGCTTGCACTCCAGGGATGCGTCCCATACACCAGCAACTACATGCCGGACCCACGAACCCGGAATACGACGACGGGGATCGACCGGGCCACGGCAAATGAGGGACCGGCCCACCTGACCCTTTTGACCCAGCCGGGCCCCGCCGATCCGTTCGTCCCGTTTTCCGCGAGGCTGAGCCGGACGCTCACCGGCCCCGAAGCGACGATCACGACCTTCCGCGAAAACAGCTACAAGTACCATTGGACGCCGTTCCTGATCCCGGTGGGACTGATCATCGTCCCGTCCGCCCCGTTCGCGTTCCTCGGCGGGATCCTTTCCGGCGACGGCGACAAGGCCGTCAAGCTGATCTTCGGGGGCGACCCCGATCCGTGCAGGCACGGCATGTTCGCGTTCGGACTGCATGCGATCGTCGGCATCGATACAAGCTGCGCCGTCGTGGACAGCCGCACGGGCGAGGAAAAAACGCCGACCGGGAAGACCGTCACGCAGGAAGTTTCCCTGGGAGGCAAGCCGGTCGAGATCCGACTGGCGGCCCGGGGGGAAGCTCCGATTGTCCGGACGATCGTCACGGATCCCGAGGGCAACGCTTCCCTGGCGCTGAATCCGCTGTTCGTCAAATATCGGGACACCCCGACCGAACTCGAGGTGGTCCTCCGGGCCGCCGGCGAAGCAGGTTCTACCCAGACGATCCGGATCGACGATGCGACCTCCCGACGGATCTACCAGCCCGTCGCCGAGGAGCGGGAAGGCGATCGGACGCTGTCCGAGGGCAAGGGGCTGGTCGCGCTCGACCATTTCAGCCGGGCTCATGAGCTCTTGTCGTCCGCTCGCGGAAATGAGGAAAGCCGGGCTTTCGTCTGGCAGAAGATCGCCGCAACCTACCGCTCGTTGCCCGTGAAACCGCCGGTCCCTGAGGACGCGCGACGCCTGCTCGTCCAGGCCCAGACGCTTTCGAACAACAACGACGCCGCGGGCGGGATCGCGAAACTGAACGAAATCCTCTGGAAGACGCCGTGGCTCCCCATCGCCTGGTACAACCTCGCGATGGCCGAATCGATGGAAAAACATTATCCGGCCGCCATTAACGCGATGAACGGCTACCTCAAGCTGACGCCCGAATCTCCGGATGCGCGCATGGCGAAAGACAAGATCTACGAATGGGAGACGATGAGCCCCGCTTCGGCCCAGCCGGGCGAAACATTCTCGGGAATCGGTCTCGAGCTCGGGAAGACGGACGGGCGCATCGTGGCGGCCCGCGTCATACCGGGGGGCCCTGCATCCGCGGTCGACATCCAGCCCGGGGACATCCTGGAGCAGATCGATCGCACGTCGACCGAAAACATGGAAGTGGCCGATGTCATCCGGCTGGTCCGGGGAAGCAACGGCACATCGGTTTCGCTTCAGATGCTGCGGCCCGGGAACGGCAAACGGATTCGGCACAACCTCAAGCGGGCCGTCATCTCGACCGGCGGAAGAAATCGATGACCGGGAAGAATGCAACGACACGGGCTGCCCGGAGCGGAGCCATCATCATCAGCGCGGTTTTCGCGCTCCAGGCGTGCGTCCCGTATACAAGCAACTACAAGCCCGACCCGACGCGCACCGCCGTCGTCACCGGCATCGAACCATCGGCGGCCACCACGAAATCGACCGCGCTCGAATGGACCGGGATCCCGTCCGAATCGGCCCCCGACGCCCCGATCACGATCCGGGCGATCCAGAGACGGACCGGTCCGGCGATCGAGACAACCCGGCTGTTCGAACAGCAATATCAGAACTACTGGACGCCCGCGATCATTCCGCTCGGCATCATCGGCGTCGCCATGGCGCCCGCCTTCCTCATCCTCAGCCCGATCATCGACTATGGCCCCGATCGGCCCGGTAAAATGACCGTGTTCGGCGGCTGGAGCGAAAAGCATTGCGACCCCAAGGGGCTGATGCTCGGCTATCTCATCTTTTCCGTCGGATATGTCCCGACCTGCCAGCCGCTGGGCGATCCGCGCATCACGGAAAGCACCAGGCCCCTCGGGCGCGAGACCACCGAGTCGCTTCCCCTTCCCGGCGCCAGGCTGCGGATCGCGCTCGCCGAACAGGGAGGAGCGGTCGCGACGCCTGCGCTCACCCTCGAGACCGACGGGAACGGGCTGGCGACGGTCCCGCTCGGGCCGCTGTTCCTCTCGTTGCCCGACACGGTCCGGAACGTCGAGGCCGTCGCATCGGTCGAGGGCGCGCCGACCGTCGTCGCGCGAGCCCCGATTTCCGCGGGCGTCGTCCAGGCGCTCGCGGGCCCGGCCCGCGCCGAGCGCGACGGCGACCGGGCGGCGGCGGGGGGGAACGGCCTGATCGCGCTCGAGCATTACACCCGCGCCGCCACGATGGGCCGCGGAACCGCCGTCAACCGAGACTTGCGGAAAAAGATCGCCGCGACCTATCGCGCGCTTCCCGTGAAACCGCCCGTTTCCGAGGACACGCGTCGCCTGGTGGTCCAGGCCGAGACGCTCGCGAAGGCCAACGATGCCGTCGGCGCCGCCGAAAAACTGTCCGCCGCGATCCGGACGGCGCCCTGGCTACCGGTCGCCCGGTACAACATGGCGATGGTCCATGCGATGGCCGGCGACTACGACGCCGCGATCGACGCGATGAACGTCTACCTCGAGCTTGCCCCTGACGCCAAGGATGCCCGGCAGGCCAAGGACAAGATCTACGAATGGGAAGCGCTGAAGCCGGCGACGCCGGCGCAGGACGCGGCGGATTCCGGCGGAAGGCTTCCCCCGAACAACCGACCCGGGAGAAACCGACGATGACACTTCGTCCCATCGGGACCCGAGCCCGGCGGCTCGTGCCGCCCGCGCTCGTCCTTGCCGCCACGATCGCCCTTCAGGGATGCGTCTCCTACACGAGCAACTACAAGCCCGACCCGCGAACCAGGAAAACTGTGGTCGGGCTCGACCGGGACTCCGCCCAGGCGGGGCCGACGCGGCTTTCCGTCGAGACGATGCCGACGGCCGGCGCCCCCTCCGCTCCGCTGGCGTTTCGCCTCGTCCGGACCATGACGGGCCCCGAGGCGAACATCGAGCGCATCACGGAAAACGCCTACAAGCGGCAGTGGACACCCTTCATCATTCCCCTCGGAGCCTTATTCACCGCGATCTCCCCGGTGATCGTCACCTTCGCCGCTTTCTCGCCCGACGACAAGGTCCTCGGCAAGATCCTCGGCGTCGACGACCCCGACCCGTGCAAGCACGGCCTGTTCGCGTTCGCAACGATGGGGCTTGTCGGGATCATCGACAGCTGCGACATCGTGGACAGCCGGACCGCCGAGGAGAAGGAACCGACGGGCAAGACAGTGTCCGAGGAAGCCGGAATCGCGAAGGCCGACCTCGAGGTCCGGCTCCAGGCCAAGGGAGAGGAACCCGTCGTCCGGACGCTGAAAACGGATGCGAACGGACGCGCCGCGCTGTCGGCCGCTCCGCTGTTCTGGTCGTTCCGCTCGGATCCCGGGGGCGTGGATGTGGTCGTTCGCGCCGCGGGGAACGGCGGCATCGTCCAGGAATCCCGGCTCGATGCCGAAACCGCCCATCGCCTTTACCTGCCCGTTTCCGAGGAGCGCGCGGGAGACCGGGCGCTCGCCGACGGCAAGGGGTTGATCGCCCTCGAACAATTTTCTCGGGCCGCCGAATCCACGCTTGAATCCCCCGGCGACCCCGCGCTCCGGAAAAAGATCTTCGAGACGTACCGTGCGCTTCCCGTGAAGCCGCCCGTGCCCGAAGACACGCGCCGCCTCCTCGTCCAGGCGGAGGCCATGGCGCAGGCCAATGACTCCGGCCGGGCAATCACGATGCTCGAGGACGCGATCCGCAGGACGCCCTGGCTGCCGACCGCCCGCTACAATCTGGCGATGACTCATGTGATGAACCAGGACTACGGCACGGCGATCGAATCGATGAACGCCTACCTCGCGCTTGCGCCGGATGCTCCCGACGCCCGGAAAGCGCGCGACCTCGTCTACCAGTGGGAGGCCGTGCGGGACAAGGGCGGCGCAGCAAGCCCCGACCCGGAAAGTTCAGCCCCGGCACGGCCGGCTCCTCCCGGGAAGACCGACCGGAAGGGACGCCGGTGATGGCGGAGGAAACCGAATGACGCACAGTCCACTCTCGTCCCGGATTGCCGTACTGGCGGCGATCGCTTTTCTGACAGCCGTGCCGGCTGTTTTCGCGCCCTCCCGGGCCGATGCGGGCTGCACCGTGGTCTATTCCCAGGATTTCGCCAGCGTGATGCAGACCACGTTCCACCAGTCGTTCCCGACGCGCCAGCCGGCGCCTGCGAACATCACGACGCAGGCGCAATGCGAGTCGGCGCTTCGGTCAACCGATACCTGGCGGAACGATTTCCGCTTCCGGCAAACCCGGTGCGAATGCACCGATTCGCCTTCCGGAGGCGGCGGGGGCGGCTTCTCCATGCCGAGCGCGCCGTACGGGTCCCATGCGTTCGGACAGCAACTGGCGTTGGGGATCGTCCAGCAGGGGCTGGAATCGCTTCTCGCCCCGCCCAAGGGCCCGAGCCCGGAAGAGATCGCTCGGCAGCAGGCGGCCGAAGCCGAAGCACGCCGGATCGCCGACGAGGAAGCCCGGCGGAAGGCCGAGGAAGAGGCCCGGCGCCAGGCGATCGAGAAGGCCAGGCGGCTCGCAATCGCAGGGGGGATGAAGAATCCCGACGGGCAGGCGCTCGTCACCGCCTCCGTCTCCGGCCCCACATCGGGCTGGAAGGGCCTCGACGCCGACGACATGGCCTCGCCCTCGGCCGCATCGGCCATCGTGCCGGGAGCCGGCGGGAATGCGGGGAGCACCACGTTCGATCGTCTCCGATGCGCGCAGGCCTTCTCGAGCGCGGCCAGGGAGTACGCTTCGATGGTCGGTCCCGGGGCGGCCGAGAAGGCGCGCTTCTTCGCGCAGCAGTCCGAAAACGCGCTAGCGGGCAGACCGCTCGACGCCGAGTGCCCCGCCTTGGCGAGTCTCCCCGAAGTCCCGATGCCCACCGGCATCGAGATCGTCCACCTCGGCGAAGGGACCCGGGAGGAATTGATCCAGAAGGCGACCGTCGACCTGGCCGCACTCAACACGGTCCACGCGAAGAAGCAGGAGCTGACCGAACGGAAGGCCGCCCTCGAGGCCAAAAAGAAGGAAATCGAGGAAAAGGCCGCGAAGCCGCCCGAACCGCCCCCGGCCGACGCCCCCGCCCCCACCGCCGCCCCCGCCGACACCGACACCGACAAGCTGAAGGCCGAAGCCGAGGCGCTGCTCCGCGAATCCCAGGCCGAACTCGCCGAGATCGAGAAAAGCGAAAAATCGCTGGCGGACGAGGAGACGCGCCTCTCCGACAATCTGAAGCGGTATGAGACCAAGGCCCGCGCGCTCGAGGCCGCCGCGGGGGGCGCACCACCGCCCAAGTGACGCCCCCGCCCGCTTCCGGTATAGTCGTCGATGATGATGACTGACACCACCGGAAGACAGATCCGCATCGCGTCGATCGTCATGATGGCGTCGGTGCTCCTGAGCCGGATCCTCGGCTACGCGCGCGACGCCGTCATCGCCTGGGGCCACGGCGCCACGGGCGCCACCGACGCCTACTTCGCCGCCTTCACGATCCCCGACTTCCTCAACTACCTGCTTGCCGGCGGTTCGCTGTCGATCACGTTCATCCCGATCTATGCGCGCTACCTGGCCGAGGGCCGGGAGGACGAGGGGCGTCGCGTTTTCTCCACCGTCATCACGGCGATGGGCATCGTCATCGCGCTGTTCGTCATCGCCGGCGAGCTCTTCGCCGAGCGGCTGATCCCGCTCATCGCCCCCGGCTTTCCGCCCGCCCAGGTCGAGATTGCCGCCCGGCTCACGCGCATCGTCCTGCCCGCCCAGACCTTCTTCTACTTCGGCGGGTTGCTGATGGCGGTCCAGTATGCGCACAAGCGGTTCCTGATCCCCGCGCTGGCGCCGCTCGTCTACAACGCGGGCATCATCGTCGGCGGCCTGACGCTCGGCGCCCGCTACGGCATGGACGGCTTCGCCTGGGGCGTGCTCGGCGGTTCATTCCTCGGCAATTTCGCGCTGCAGGCGTGGGGGGCGGCGCGCACGGGGCTGCGCTACTCGCCGCGGCTCGACCTGTCCGATCCCGGGCTGCGCGAGTTCGTGAAGCTGTCGATCCCGATCATGCTCGGCTTCTCGCTCACGGTCGTCGACGAGTGGATGCTGCGCGTCTTCGGGTCGCTCCTCGTCGTCGGCACGATCACCTGGATCAACAACGCGCGGCGGCTCATGCAGGTGCCGGTCGGCGTGCTCGGGCAGGCGTCCGGCGTCGCCTCCTACCCGTTCCTGTCGGCGCTGGCCGCCCGGGGCGAGACGGAAGAAATGTGGAAGACGCTCTCCTCGACGCTGCGATGGGTCTTCTTCGTCTCGTGCGCGCTCTCGGCGGCCACGTTCGTGCTTTCGAAGGAGGTGGTGCTGCTGGTGTTCCACCGCGGCGCGTTCGGGATCGCCGACACCGCGAACACGGCGCTCGCCCTGTCCGCGTTCGCCATCGGGATCCCGTTCTGGTGCGCCCAGTCGATCGTCGCGCGCGGATTCTTCGCGATGAAGGACACCTGGACGCCGACGATCGTCGGCACCGGCGCCCTGTTTCTCACGCTGCCGCTCTACTGGTTCTTCCGGAAATGGATGGGATTGTTCGGCCTGTCGCTCGCGAGCAGCGCGGGCATCGTGCTGTACGCCACGGTGCTGTACGGGAGGCTGATG encodes the following:
- a CDS encoding multiheme c-type cytochrome → MNRYRISALFMMLAATVLLAGCWGSSKSTSLGLTGAPQPGLVGSAVCINCHTTTLATDPSGQLIVARWQSTTHTTVQGVECEACHGGGQDHWGVGPIPFPIPGGPQCQRCHGKSGFDNTAHANLHLASGPFGPDKFFFQGDAGTGQANNRGALEFRPDNVTPVTKAQHIEQCSVCHNPNQPFVYNAGGVLGKPDPNNMPNPAPSCAGCHDAHHTQELTTIPQRTTAAGVPAKVGIQVFRPYLLDNVTGAQTDCAALGAYVRGALYQPNGAVTSTGAVNLANVSGTNNELNFERLCEACHTAGKYKYAQTTTHQSNVYPQWLLSGHADRQAPAFGEFAANPAAYGPAPGFPVGAGSHQSLYPYDIGIGSTTGGAGAIAATADNTHNAAVAGSSAGSFNDNYQCYKCHSGIGATAYMSDSQGKPGAELIFGDEPIMCYTCHSPHSQPTGTQFNLRVPRVMSKYTGNTPSNKSPRVPFSFSGNVFFDNTPVPGVAVSSNATVCIFCHQGRESGFTLYKSRLFDNLYVDNNSFQNPHYLGTGAMLWAKNGYEFIGAGFDNAYGFNAAHQGANCTTCHMDNATTPAANGGHTWKPNVASCNATGCHGAAGIAPAIAVDNADPLAPFLPLVDSYRATFDNNNYTGDVGGNTVSIAASIQTLAQKLILLLASQATPIYYDDIAYPYFFTTQDPATHTNANAFKAWTPATLKAAFNLQYVIKGLPSAGAGTSVVYLIGGAAPASVNDVGLPNTSSVLAPNASAAVHNHKYTIQLLQDSYFAVAGARITGAFRPSTNRAATVYGANQ
- a CDS encoding enoyl-CoA hydratase-related protein — translated: MSGKVTVTLDGPVATVTLSNPSKKNALNPRLLAELSGAFDDLPARDVRCVILRGEGDEAFCAGYDITQIPAGGSGEAQVLLSSNPFDDMIRTVESFPAPVIAMLNGFAFGGGLELAIACDLRIASEDASFGMTPAKLGIIYRPAGLMRFVNAIGLPATKMLFYTARRIGSLRAKEIGLVNRTCPPEELSQVVGEVAREIAANAPLSIRGTKRILAMCMEFRGLPPDEAEEAEALIRLCMDSADLAEGKAAFKEKRKPEFRGR
- a CDS encoding Mrp/NBP35 family ATP-binding protein; this encodes MGFFGKRDKKGETGGEAAAPPQHKAMTDHRRTVPGVRNLLAVASGKGGVGKSTIAANLAVALHKSGARVGLLDADIYGPSVPTLFGLKGHRLEAEGDLILPVEKDGIKLLSVGFLLEEDTPVIWRGPMLMKALEQLIHGAKWGELDYLVIDLPPGTGDVQISLVQMTPVSGAIIVTTPQDLALIDARKAVKMFEKVGVPVIGVVENMSYFICPHCAGRSEIFGHGGAAKACVEMGLRFIGEVPLQIELREASDAGTPIVLAHPDSPVTKAIETVATTAAATMAALDAIGGGTAE
- a CDS encoding PDZ domain-containing protein, producing the protein MTRSPKKQGIRNRLAFLLAAGLALQGCVPYTSNYMPDPRTRNTTTGIDRATANEGPAHLTLLTQPGPADPFVPFSARLSRTLTGPEATITTFRENSYKYHWTPFLIPVGLIIVPSAPFAFLGGILSGDGDKAVKLIFGGDPDPCRHGMFAFGLHAIVGIDTSCAVVDSRTGEEKTPTGKTVTQEVSLGGKPVEIRLAARGEAPIVRTIVTDPEGNASLALNPLFVKYRDTPTELEVVLRAAGEAGSTQTIRIDDATSRRIYQPVAEEREGDRTLSEGKGLVALDHFSRAHELLSSARGNEESRAFVWQKIAATYRSLPVKPPVPEDARRLLVQAQTLSNNNDAAGGIAKLNEILWKTPWLPIAWYNLAMAESMEKHYPAAINAMNGYLKLTPESPDARMAKDKIYEWETMSPASAQPGETFSGIGLELGKTDGRIVAARVIPGGPASAVDIQPGDILEQIDRTSTENMEVADVIRLVRGSNGTSVSLQMLRPGNGKRIRHNLKRAVISTGGRNR
- a CDS encoding tetratricopeptide repeat protein, which codes for MTGKNATTRAARSGAIIISAVFALQACVPYTSNYKPDPTRTAVVTGIEPSAATTKSTALEWTGIPSESAPDAPITIRAIQRRTGPAIETTRLFEQQYQNYWTPAIIPLGIIGVAMAPAFLILSPIIDYGPDRPGKMTVFGGWSEKHCDPKGLMLGYLIFSVGYVPTCQPLGDPRITESTRPLGRETTESLPLPGARLRIALAEQGGAVATPALTLETDGNGLATVPLGPLFLSLPDTVRNVEAVASVEGAPTVVARAPISAGVVQALAGPARAERDGDRAAAGGNGLIALEHYTRAATMGRGTAVNRDLRKKIAATYRALPVKPPVSEDTRRLVVQAETLAKANDAVGAAEKLSAAIRTAPWLPVARYNMAMVHAMAGDYDAAIDAMNVYLELAPDAKDARQAKDKIYEWEALKPATPAQDAADSGGRLPPNNRPGRNRR
- a CDS encoding tetratricopeptide repeat protein, whose protein sequence is MTLRPIGTRARRLVPPALVLAATIALQGCVSYTSNYKPDPRTRKTVVGLDRDSAQAGPTRLSVETMPTAGAPSAPLAFRLVRTMTGPEANIERITENAYKRQWTPFIIPLGALFTAISPVIVTFAAFSPDDKVLGKILGVDDPDPCKHGLFAFATMGLVGIIDSCDIVDSRTAEEKEPTGKTVSEEAGIAKADLEVRLQAKGEEPVVRTLKTDANGRAALSAAPLFWSFRSDPGGVDVVVRAAGNGGIVQESRLDAETAHRLYLPVSEERAGDRALADGKGLIALEQFSRAAESTLESPGDPALRKKIFETYRALPVKPPVPEDTRRLLVQAEAMAQANDSGRAITMLEDAIRRTPWLPTARYNLAMTHVMNQDYGTAIESMNAYLALAPDAPDARKARDLVYQWEAVRDKGGAASPDPESSAPARPAPPGKTDRKGRR
- the murJ gene encoding murein biosynthesis integral membrane protein MurJ; its protein translation is MMMTDTTGRQIRIASIVMMASVLLSRILGYARDAVIAWGHGATGATDAYFAAFTIPDFLNYLLAGGSLSITFIPIYARYLAEGREDEGRRVFSTVITAMGIVIALFVIAGELFAERLIPLIAPGFPPAQVEIAARLTRIVLPAQTFFYFGGLLMAVQYAHKRFLIPALAPLVYNAGIIVGGLTLGARYGMDGFAWGVLGGSFLGNFALQAWGAARTGLRYSPRLDLSDPGLREFVKLSIPIMLGFSLTVVDEWMLRVFGSLLVVGTITWINNARRLMQVPVGVLGQASGVASYPFLSALAARGETEEMWKTLSSTLRWVFFVSCALSAATFVLSKEVVLLVFHRGAFGIADTANTALALSAFAIGIPFWCAQSIVARGFFAMKDTWTPTIVGTGALFLTLPLYWFFRKWMGLFGLSLASSAGIVLYATVLYGRLMRKTVGAKGLADAAEFGRIFLASAAVAVLGSTLLPGAAWLPDWTTVTGALLRISAVGVLVVVAVFAVAFALGSTTVHGIHRLKDLIRPPATGA